From the genome of Deltaproteobacteria bacterium:
AATATTCGCAATCGCTATCGGCGCACCCGCGGGGTAAATTATTCCGAAAGCAGCGAACATCCCAATGCGCCGCGGCCCGCCGGCAGCGGCGCCGGTTCCGATCCGGCGGCGACTTGGAAAGATTTGGAATGGATTCGCGCCGCCGCCGATTTGCCGGTGGTCGCTAAGGGGGTCATGACTGGCGAAGATGTCGAGCTCTGCGCCGAAGTCGGTGCCGCCGGTGTGATCGTCTCCAACCACGGCGGACGCCATTTAGACAACACGTTGGCCACCGTCGAAGTTTTATCTGAAGCCGTCGCCGCGGCCAAAGGCAAAATGGAAATCTATCTCGACGGCGGCATTCGCCGCGGCGCCGACGTGGTCAAAGCGCTCGCCATGGGCGCCAAAGCGGTGTTCATCGGCCGACCGCTATTCTGGGGCTTGGCGGTCGACGGTGAAAAAGGCGTGATTCGCGTGTTGAATATTTTGCGTGAAGAAATGGAAATCACCATGGCGAAGTGCGGCCGGCCGACGATTGCGAGTATCGATGCGACGACGATTGTGAAGGCGCCGCCGTTGTGAATCGTGATCGTGGGTCGTGGTCGAGTTCGTTCGGAATTGACGGAGGATTGATGCATGCGGTTTGGGACGTTTAGTTACAATCAGGCGCGGCCTTGGGCAACGGAGCGCCAGGCCTTTGACGAATTGCTGACGCAGATCGAGTTCACGGAAAAGCTCGGCTTCGACGATGCTTGGTTAGCCGAGCATCATCATTCGGACTACGGCATGTTGGCCTCGCCCAATTTGATCATCGCGGCTCTGTCGCGCCGCACCGAACGGCTGCGCTTCGGCAACCTGGTCAGCGTGCTGCCGCTTTACGATCCCATGCGCCTGGCCGAAGAGTGTGCCATGTTGGATATTCTCACCGGCGGCCGGCTCAATGTTGGCTTGGGGCGCGGCGTGCCGAAAGATGACATGAAGCATCGTCTCGACCGCGAGACCGCGCAGGCGCGTTTCGACGAAGGCATCGAGATTCTCATGCGCGCGTGGAGCGGCGAGACCTTCAGTTTTTCCGGCAAAGCTTGGGGCTACGAAGAGATCTCGTGCCGGCCCCAGCCGCTGCAGAAACCCCATCCGCCGATTTACTACGGCGCCACGGCGCCGGAGAGCGCGGCGATGGTGGCGCGTCGCGGTTGGAATTTAGCACTATCGCGCCAGCCGCTGAGCAATTGCGCTCAGGCGATTTCACGTTATCGCGCCGAGCGCGCCAAACATTCGCACTTAACCGGCAGCGGCGACGCGATCATGGTGCGCGATATTTATGTCGCCGACAGCGACGAGCAAGCGCAGCGCGAAGCTGTGCCGGAGCTGATGCGCTTCTGGCAGTTGGCGACGGACAACGTCTGGCGCGGCGATGGGCTCACGGCCGATGATTTGAAAAAATACACCGAGCGCTACGTTTATTATCCCGGCGGTTTGACCGTCGAGCGCCTGGATGAATGGGGCACGTCGCTGATCGGTAGCCCGGAGACCGTGATCAAGAAAGCGCGGGCGATGATCGAGACCGCGAAACCGGACAGCTTGGTCGGCATGTTTCAATTCGGCGGCTTGAAGCATGAGCAGGTGATGCACTCGATTGAACTATTCGGGAGCAAGGTGATGCCGGCGCTGCGCGTGTGAGAAGAAAAACTTCACCACGAAGGACACGAAGAGCACGAAGGTCGGAGTTTAAATTATCCGAACCCTTCGTGTCCTTCGTGCTCTTCGTGGTGAACAAGGATTTCGTCGATATTCCCAGGAGGTAAATATGCCAACCATCGATTCTGATGCTCATGTGGTCGAGTCGGAACATACTTGGGACTTCATGGAAGCGGGCGATCGCAAGTTTCGTCCGGTGATCGTCAAGCCGCGCGGCGACAGCGGTTCTGAGTATTGGTTCATCGACGGCAAGATTCGCGGTTTGGTTCGAGCGGTGATGACGGCGCAGGATATGGACGACGTCGCCAATCGTACCGGCCGAGTGATGAACACGCCGCGTGAGACCCGCGAGATGGAAAACGTCGGCGCGCGGCTGCGCCACATGGACGAACTCGGCATCGACGTTCAAGTTCTCTACCCGACCATGTTCATCGAGCAGATCAGCGACAAGCCGGCGTGGGAGATCGCCATCTGCAAAGGCTACAACCGCTGGCTCGCCGATATTCATGGTCAAGCCGCTGGCCGGCTGCGTTGGATTTGCGTCTTGCCGTTGCTCGATATCAGCGCTTCGTTAGAGGAGCTGCGATTCTGCAAGCAGCATGGCGCCTGCGGTGTTTTCATGCGCGGCATCGAAGGGCAGCGCATGATCACCGATCCCTATTTCTATCCGCTCTATGAAGAGATGAGCCGGCTCGACTTGGCGGTCGGCGTGCATGTCGGCAACGGCAGCCCGCAGAATGCCGATCTGGTTTCGCAGTACAACGGCGGCGGCAGCTTCTGGAAGTTCCGTCTGCCGGTGATCGGCGCGTTTCATTCGGTGATCATGAGCGACGTGCCGCGACTGTTTCCCGCGCTGCGCTTCCACTGGGCCGAAGCGGCGGCGCAGTGGGTTCCCTAT
Proteins encoded in this window:
- a CDS encoding LLM class flavin-dependent oxidoreductase; translated protein: MRFGTFSYNQARPWATERQAFDELLTQIEFTEKLGFDDAWLAEHHHSDYGMLASPNLIIAALSRRTERLRFGNLVSVLPLYDPMRLAEECAMLDILTGGRLNVGLGRGVPKDDMKHRLDRETAQARFDEGIEILMRAWSGETFSFSGKAWGYEEISCRPQPLQKPHPPIYYGATAPESAAMVARRGWNLALSRQPLSNCAQAISRYRAERAKHSHLTGSGDAIMVRDIYVADSDEQAQREAVPELMRFWQLATDNVWRGDGLTADDLKKYTERYVYYPGGLTVERLDEWGTSLIGSPETVIKKARAMIETAKPDSLVGMFQFGGLKHEQVMHSIELFGSKVMPALRV
- a CDS encoding amidohydrolase, which produces MPTIDSDAHVVESEHTWDFMEAGDRKFRPVIVKPRGDSGSEYWFIDGKIRGLVRAVMTAQDMDDVANRTGRVMNTPRETREMENVGARLRHMDELGIDVQVLYPTMFIEQISDKPAWEIAICKGYNRWLADIHGQAAGRLRWICVLPLLDISASLEELRFCKQHGACGVFMRGIEGQRMITDPYFYPLYEEMSRLDLAVGVHVGNGSPQNADLVSQYNGGGSFWKFRLPVIGAFHSVIMSDVPRLFPALRFHWAEAAAQWVPYVVKDLQRRWATQKKDLPDNPLKAYRQYVSCQTDDDVDYVMRYAGEENITIGTDYGHNDQSTEVEALRNLKQTGMITDAQYGKITYDNPKALFAL
- a CDS encoding alpha-hydroxy-acid oxidizing protein translates to MPGVRVMEDGMDSDVEPINLFDFEAVAKERLPKEEYDYIAGGATDELSVDRNRRAYASWAFRPRVLRDVSALDLSTTVLGTKVNLPVLIAPCGGHKRAHPDGEIATYRAATACGTILAVSANSNTSFEALANAAPGNLWVQMYPFRDKSLTQDWLKRVKDNGYKAVVVTLDSQWPPKRERNIRNRYRRTRGVNYSESSEHPNAPRPAGSGAGSDPAATWKDLEWIRAAADLPVVAKGVMTGEDVELCAEVGAAGVIVSNHGGRHLDNTLATVEVLSEAVAAAKGKMEIYLDGGIRRGADVVKALAMGAKAVFIGRPLFWGLAVDGEKGVIRVLNILREEMEITMAKCGRPTIASIDATTIVKAPPL